One Candidatus Tectomicrobia bacterium genomic region harbors:
- a CDS encoding glycine zipper 2TM domain-containing protein, with translation MKRILVLAVAGMLFLGWGAGEAWAGGRRHYHGHHRSSVVFSFGFGAPLYYGPHYYYRPYYYHPAYYHPYYYEPAPVYVAPAPVYYPSPGFNEFFGTVLGAIGGGVIGAQIGSGSGRAAATVGGVLLGSLIGNRIGFGLDDYDRRLAFRNTQYALESMRSGTVVEWRGPSSGAYGTVSPRPAFQNQAGQYCREFQETVIVGGQEQAAYGTACRQPDGQWRIVQ, from the coding sequence ATGAAACGAATCCTGGTGCTGGCGGTGGCGGGGATGCTTTTCCTGGGATGGGGCGCGGGCGAGGCCTGGGCGGGGGGGCGCCGCCATTATCACGGCCACCACCGCAGCAGCGTGGTCTTCTCCTTTGGCTTCGGCGCCCCTCTCTACTACGGGCCTCACTACTACTACCGCCCCTATTACTACCACCCCGCCTACTACCACCCTTATTACTACGAGCCGGCGCCGGTCTACGTGGCCCCCGCGCCGGTTTACTACCCCTCCCCCGGCTTCAACGAGTTCTTCGGCACCGTGCTGGGGGCGATTGGCGGGGGGGTGATCGGGGCGCAGATCGGCTCGGGCTCGGGGCGGGCGGCCGCCACCGTGGGCGGGGTGCTCCTGGGCTCCCTCATCGGCAACCGGATCGGCTTCGGGCTCGACGACTACGACCGCCGGCTCGCTTTCCGGAACACCCAGTACGCCCTCGAGAGCATGCGCTCGGGCACGGTGGTCGAGTGGCGCGGCCCGAGCTCGGGCGCCTACGGGACGGTGAGCCCCCGGCCCGCCTTCCAGAACCAGGCCGGCCAGTACTGCCGGGAGTTCCAGGAGACGGTCATCGTCGGCGGGCAGGAGCAAGCGGCCTACGGCACCGCCTGCCGCCAGCCCGACGGCCAGTGGCGGATCGTGCAGTAG
- the glgC gene encoding glucose-1-phosphate adenylyltransferase, producing the protein MRIPNPSVLAFVMAGGKGSRLHPLTLERGKPAVPFGSKYRIIDFVLSNLVNSGYLAIYVLVQYKAQSLIDHLRRSWNIGGIDEHFIAAVPPQQREGEFWFKGTADAVHQNRNLVTDHDPDIVLVFGADHVYRMDVRQMVAFHLDRGADATISALPVPVGEAGGFGILAVDEESRVVGFDEKPARPQPIPGDPARALASMGNYVFRAEVLMEALAGDAARTGAHDFGHTVIPALLSEKRKLFAYDFLRNEVPGVKPGEEHGYWRDVGTIQAYWDAQMDLLGACPRFDLSNPQWPIRTGPYPGPGSQMVAAEVRDSLIGEGVCIKDARVRRSIIGRGVVLEEGVEVADSIVMDHTAVGGGARVERAIVDRFNRIPPGAQVSAAGISRLPGAHLDPSGIVVLPRGFTWGV; encoded by the coding sequence ATGCGGATCCCGAATCCCTCCGTCCTCGCCTTCGTCATGGCGGGAGGCAAGGGGAGCCGCCTCCACCCCCTCACGCTGGAGCGCGGGAAGCCCGCCGTCCCCTTCGGCTCCAAGTACCGAATCATCGACTTCGTGCTCAGCAACCTCGTGAACTCGGGCTATCTGGCCATCTACGTGCTGGTGCAGTACAAGGCCCAGTCCCTCATCGACCACCTGCGGCGCTCCTGGAACATCGGGGGCATCGACGAGCACTTCATCGCGGCCGTCCCGCCCCAGCAGCGCGAGGGGGAGTTCTGGTTCAAGGGCACGGCCGACGCCGTCCACCAGAACCGCAACCTGGTGACGGACCACGACCCCGACATCGTGCTCGTCTTCGGGGCGGACCACGTCTACCGCATGGACGTGCGGCAGATGGTCGCCTTCCACCTCGATCGCGGGGCGGACGCCACCATCTCGGCCCTGCCGGTCCCGGTCGGGGAGGCGGGCGGCTTCGGCATCCTCGCCGTGGACGAGGAGAGCCGGGTCGTCGGCTTCGACGAGAAGCCCGCCCGGCCCCAGCCCATCCCCGGCGATCCGGCCCGGGCGCTCGCCTCTATGGGGAACTACGTCTTCAGGGCCGAGGTGCTCATGGAGGCGCTCGCGGGGGACGCCGCGCGCACCGGCGCCCACGACTTCGGCCACACGGTCATCCCGGCCCTCCTCTCCGAGAAGCGCAAGCTCTTCGCCTACGACTTCCTCCGGAACGAGGTCCCGGGCGTAAAGCCCGGCGAGGAGCACGGCTATTGGCGGGACGTGGGGACCATCCAGGCCTACTGGGACGCCCAGATGGATCTCCTGGGGGCCTGCCCGCGCTTCGACCTCTCGAACCCGCAGTGGCCCATCCGCACCGGCCCCTACCCGGGGCCCGGCAGCCAGATGGTCGCGGCCGAGGTGCGGGACTCCCTCATCGGCGAGGGGGTCTGCATCAAGGACGCGCGCGTCCGGCGCTCCATCATCGGCCGGGGGGTGGTGCTGGAGGAGGGGGTCGAGGTCGCCGACTCCATCGTCATGGACCATACCGCCGTGGGCGGCGGCGCCCGGGTCGAGCGGGCCATCGTGGACCGCTTCAACCGGATACCGCCCGGGGCGCAGGTCTCGGCCGCCGGGATCTCCCGCCTTCCCGGCGCCCACCTCGACCCCTCCGGCATCGTCGTCCTCCCCCGCGGCTTCACCTGGGGCGTCTGA
- a CDS encoding alkaline phosphatase family protein has product MRALIILIDGGDPAYFERASTPNLDRLARGGGRWLVRAQMPTVTNVNNVSMICGHPPSRHGITANYFLDRRSGREVYMESGKFLMTPTLMERGAAVGYFSAVLASKQKLLDMIGKGSDFAVTAENPPKWLVDRAGKKEDIYSGEVNLWLLRAAREVIHQRRPSLIYVSTTDYIQHMHGPEAPEAQAHTEALDAEIGRLVDAWDDCQPDGAVFVTADHGMRDKRRAVDPGVILRARGVAAEAVPIIKDRYVVHHGNQGGSAYVHLKEPDALDEALAILRETPGIEAALPRGEAARRFQLFADRVGDIMALADAGTVFGVMEQAEREVSIRSHGSLHEEAVPLWAWRAPGFEPAPDAHHYDATRAVIEKLTP; this is encoded by the coding sequence ATGCGGGCCCTCATCATCCTGATCGACGGGGGCGACCCCGCCTACTTCGAGCGGGCCTCGACCCCCAACCTCGACCGGCTGGCGCGCGGGGGCGGCCGCTGGCTCGTCCGCGCCCAGATGCCCACCGTCACCAACGTGAACAACGTCTCGATGATCTGCGGCCATCCCCCCTCTCGCCACGGCATCACGGCCAACTACTTCCTCGACCGGCGGAGCGGCCGCGAAGTGTACATGGAATCCGGGAAGTTCCTCATGACCCCCACCCTCATGGAGCGGGGCGCGGCGGTGGGGTACTTCAGCGCCGTCCTCGCGTCCAAGCAGAAGCTCCTGGACATGATCGGAAAGGGGTCGGACTTCGCCGTGACGGCGGAGAATCCCCCCAAGTGGCTCGTCGATCGGGCGGGAAAGAAGGAGGACATCTACTCGGGCGAGGTGAACCTCTGGCTCCTGCGGGCGGCGCGGGAGGTCATCCACCAGAGGCGGCCCAGCCTCATCTACGTCTCGACGACCGATTACATTCAGCACATGCACGGCCCCGAGGCCCCCGAGGCCCAGGCCCACACCGAGGCGCTGGACGCGGAGATCGGCCGGCTCGTGGACGCCTGGGACGACTGCCAGCCGGACGGGGCGGTCTTCGTGACCGCGGACCACGGCATGCGGGACAAGCGCCGGGCGGTCGACCCGGGCGTCATCCTGCGCGCCCGGGGCGTAGCGGCCGAGGCGGTGCCCATCATCAAGGACCGCTACGTCGTCCACCACGGCAACCAGGGAGGCTCGGCCTACGTCCACCTGAAGGAGCCGGACGCCCTCGACGAGGCCCTCGCCATCCTGCGGGAGACGCCGGGGATCGAGGCGGCCCTCCCGCGCGGGGAGGCGGCGCGGCGCTTCCAGCTCTTCGCGGACCGGGTGGGCGACATCATGGCGCTGGCGGACGCCGGCACCGTCTTCGGCGTGATGGAGCAGGCGGAGCGGGAGGTGTCGATCCGCAGCCACGGCTCCCTGCACGAGGAGGCCGTCCCCCTCTGGGCCTGGCGGGCGCCCGGCTTCGAGCCGGCCCCGGACGCCCACCACTACGACGCCACCCGGGCGGTGATCGAGAAGCTGACCCCCTAG
- a CDS encoding amidohydrolase: MRIDVQTHHMPAAYVKALQGRSAYPRFEKKGDQWWALGTPHDTLPMAPKLLTLSMKVEEMEASGVDFSLLSINIPGPDLAPDPREADDLARISNDGIAEAAAAHPGKLRGVANLGYGDMKAAARELERCLKDLNFAALQVFAYVGAKRPLDAPELDPIWAILEERGAPLVLHPGPSPASPIYADHWLGPMVGFLFDESLAALRLILGGVLERHPRLKVLLPHGGATLPLLIGRVDSLSQRYRDDKSLALPHPPSHYFARFHTDTVVHSREGLAFALQQMGAGRVMFATDSPWVPMKRHVEIVESLGLTPAEAGEVWSGTAKAFFGL, from the coding sequence ATGCGCATCGACGTGCAGACCCATCACATGCCCGCCGCGTACGTCAAGGCCCTGCAGGGGAGGTCCGCCTACCCCCGCTTCGAGAAAAAGGGGGACCAGTGGTGGGCGCTCGGCACCCCCCACGATACCCTCCCGATGGCGCCCAAGCTCCTCACCCTCTCCATGAAGGTTGAGGAGATGGAGGCGAGCGGAGTGGACTTCTCCCTCCTGAGCATCAACATCCCGGGGCCCGACCTCGCCCCCGATCCCCGCGAGGCGGACGACCTCGCCCGCATCTCGAACGACGGCATCGCCGAGGCGGCGGCCGCCCACCCGGGGAAGCTGCGGGGGGTGGCCAACCTCGGCTACGGCGACATGAAGGCCGCCGCCCGCGAGCTCGAGCGCTGCCTCAAGGACCTGAACTTCGCCGCCCTCCAGGTCTTCGCCTATGTCGGGGCCAAGCGCCCCCTCGACGCCCCCGAGCTCGATCCCATCTGGGCCATCCTGGAGGAGCGCGGGGCGCCCCTGGTCCTCCACCCCGGGCCCTCCCCCGCGAGCCCCATCTACGCCGACCACTGGCTGGGGCCCATGGTGGGTTTTCTCTTCGACGAGAGCCTGGCGGCCCTCCGCCTCATCCTGGGCGGGGTGCTGGAGCGCCACCCGAGGCTCAAGGTGCTGCTGCCCCACGGGGGAGCCACCCTGCCCCTCCTCATCGGGCGGGTGGACTCCCTCAGCCAGCGCTACCGCGACGACAAGAGCCTCGCCCTGCCGCACCCGCCCAGCCACTACTTCGCCCGCTTCCACACCGACACCGTCGTCCACTCCAGGGAAGGGCTCGCTTTCGCGCTTCAGCAGATGGGCGCGGGGCGGGTGATGTTCGCCACCGACTCCCCATGGGTGCCCATGAAGCGGCACGTCGAGATCGTCGAGAGCCTGGGGCTCACCCCCGCCGAGGCCGGAGAAGTCTGGAGCGGGACGGCCAAGGCCTTCTTCGGGCTGTAA
- the glgA gene encoding glycogen synthase GlgA, which translates to MSPQPRVAMVASEMFPFAKSGGLGDVLGALPAALARHGAEVSVFLPAYKSVIQRGGFTAPNGGYPDAFGGPDIRYTAFQAEHEGVRVYAVRCGDLFDREGFYGDDRGEYPDNALRFSRFCRGVLSILGQRESPPDILHCHDWQSALVPALLKTRLGGSPAWSRTASVMTIHNLGYQGRYGSAEFQHTGLPPEAFGIGGVEFYGDLNLLKGGIVSAEVVSTVSESYAQEIQTSEQGQGLEGVIASRAGDLLGIMNGVDYTVWDPANDPHLPAAYSREDMEGKAACRRALRAELGLKGGNHMPLCVMIARLASQKGMELLLETLEDLLWTGLEVAVLGTGEVVYETALRRAAERHHKQMAFRGLFNERLAHLFFAGGDLLLMPSRYEPAGLNQLYAMRYGTLPLVRKVGGLASSVIAHKEIDLERDTGFQFQEMSAGEFFWTVVRACRAFEDKGAWGRLVWNAMTQDFSWDRVVPRYLELYEGALARRAARG; encoded by the coding sequence ATGAGCCCTCAACCCCGCGTGGCGATGGTGGCGAGCGAGATGTTCCCCTTCGCCAAGTCCGGCGGCCTGGGGGACGTCCTGGGGGCGCTGCCCGCCGCCCTGGCCCGGCACGGGGCCGAAGTTTCAGTCTTCCTGCCCGCCTACAAGTCCGTCATCCAGCGCGGCGGCTTCACCGCCCCGAACGGGGGCTACCCCGACGCCTTCGGCGGGCCCGATATCCGCTACACCGCCTTCCAGGCCGAGCACGAGGGGGTGCGGGTGTACGCCGTGCGGTGCGGCGACCTCTTCGACCGCGAGGGCTTCTACGGCGACGACCGGGGCGAGTACCCGGACAACGCGCTGCGCTTCTCGCGCTTCTGCCGCGGCGTCCTCTCCATCCTGGGCCAGAGGGAGTCCCCGCCCGACATCCTCCATTGCCACGACTGGCAGTCGGCCCTGGTCCCGGCCCTGCTCAAGACCCGCCTCGGGGGCTCCCCCGCCTGGTCGCGCACCGCCTCGGTGATGACCATCCACAACCTGGGCTACCAGGGCCGCTACGGGAGCGCCGAGTTCCAGCACACCGGCCTGCCGCCCGAGGCCTTCGGCATCGGGGGCGTCGAGTTCTACGGCGACCTGAACCTCCTGAAGGGAGGCATCGTGAGCGCCGAGGTCGTCTCGACGGTGAGCGAGTCCTACGCGCAGGAGATCCAGACCTCCGAGCAGGGGCAGGGCCTCGAGGGCGTCATCGCCTCCCGGGCGGGGGACCTCCTCGGGATCATGAACGGCGTGGACTACACCGTGTGGGACCCCGCGAACGATCCCCACCTGCCCGCGGCATACTCGCGCGAGGACATGGAGGGCAAGGCCGCCTGCCGCCGCGCGCTGCGCGCGGAGCTCGGCCTCAAGGGCGGGAACCACATGCCGCTCTGCGTGATGATCGCCCGGCTGGCTTCCCAGAAGGGGATGGAGCTCCTCCTGGAGACGCTGGAGGACCTCCTCTGGACGGGGCTCGAGGTCGCCGTCCTCGGCACGGGCGAGGTCGTCTACGAGACGGCGCTCCGCCGGGCGGCCGAGCGGCACCACAAGCAGATGGCCTTCCGCGGGCTGTTCAACGAGCGCCTGGCCCACCTCTTCTTCGCGGGGGGCGACCTTCTCCTCATGCCCTCCCGCTACGAGCCCGCCGGGCTGAACCAGCTCTACGCCATGCGGTACGGCACCCTGCCCCTGGTGCGGAAGGTGGGCGGGCTGGCGTCCTCGGTGATCGCCCACAAGGAGATCGACCTCGAGCGGGACACGGGCTTCCAGTTCCAGGAGATGAGCGCGGGCGAGTTCTTCTGGACGGTGGTCCGCGCCTGCCGCGCCTTCGAGGACAAGGGAGCCTGGGGGCGGCTCGTGTGGAACGCGATGACCCAGGATTTCAGCTGGGACCGCGTCGTGCCCCGGTACCTGGAGCTCTACGAGGGCGCCCTGGCCCGGCGGGCGGCGCGGGGGTGA
- the purD gene encoding phosphoribosylamine--glycine ligase, producing the protein MKILIVGSGGREHALAWKLRQSPDAREIVCAPGNAGTAREGRNEPVAAEDVEGLLALARRERPGLVVVGPEAPLALGLVNRLEREGIPAFGPRQEAAELEASKAFSKELMRKAGIPTAEFGVFRDPGGAKRFVRARGGAWAVKADGLAAGKGVVLCPDAARAEAAIAEMMERRAFGAAGEVVVVEEFLKGEEASLLAFVDGERAFLLPAAQDHKAVGEGDTGPNTGGMGAYSPAPVLTPALEEKAMETVILPAVRAMAERGRPYRGILYAGLMVQGDDLKALEFNCRFGDPECQPLLMRMEDDLLPYLMGCASGNLGARPPRFDHRAAVCVVMAAGGYPGSYRKGDRIHGLEEAGAVEGVKVFHAGTALDAEGHPVTAGGRVLGVTSRGETIKEAVGLAYEACGRIHWEGVYCRRDIGAKALRRTGGRV; encoded by the coding sequence ATGAAAATCCTCATCGTGGGCTCGGGCGGCCGCGAGCACGCCCTGGCCTGGAAGCTCCGGCAGAGCCCCGATGCGAGAGAGATCGTCTGCGCCCCCGGCAACGCGGGCACCGCCCGCGAGGGCCGCAATGAACCCGTCGCGGCCGAGGACGTCGAGGGCCTCCTGGCGCTCGCCCGCCGCGAGCGGCCCGGCCTGGTCGTGGTGGGCCCCGAGGCCCCCCTGGCTCTCGGCCTCGTGAACCGCCTCGAGCGGGAGGGCATCCCCGCCTTCGGCCCCCGCCAGGAGGCCGCCGAGCTCGAGGCCAGCAAGGCCTTCTCGAAGGAGCTCATGCGGAAGGCGGGCATCCCGACGGCGGAGTTCGGCGTCTTCCGCGACCCGGGCGGGGCCAAGCGCTTCGTCCGCGCGCGCGGAGGGGCGTGGGCGGTCAAGGCGGACGGCCTGGCCGCCGGCAAGGGCGTGGTCCTCTGCCCCGACGCGGCCCGCGCCGAGGCCGCCATCGCCGAGATGATGGAGCGGAGAGCCTTCGGTGCGGCGGGCGAAGTGGTGGTGGTGGAGGAGTTCCTGAAGGGGGAGGAGGCCAGCCTCCTGGCCTTCGTGGACGGGGAGCGCGCCTTCCTCCTCCCCGCCGCCCAGGACCACAAGGCCGTCGGCGAGGGCGACACCGGGCCCAACACCGGGGGCATGGGCGCCTACTCCCCGGCGCCCGTCCTCACCCCCGCGCTGGAGGAGAAGGCGATGGAGACCGTCATCCTCCCCGCGGTCCGCGCCATGGCCGAGCGCGGCCGCCCCTACCGGGGCATCCTCTACGCCGGGCTCATGGTGCAGGGGGACGACCTCAAGGCGCTCGAGTTCAACTGCCGCTTCGGCGACCCCGAGTGCCAGCCGCTCCTCATGCGGATGGAGGACGACCTCCTTCCCTACCTGATGGGCTGCGCGTCCGGGAACCTCGGCGCCCGCCCGCCCCGCTTCGACCACCGGGCCGCGGTGTGCGTGGTGATGGCCGCGGGGGGCTACCCAGGCTCCTACAGGAAGGGCGACCGCATCCACGGCCTCGAGGAGGCCGGCGCCGTCGAAGGCGTGAAAGTTTTCCACGCGGGGACGGCCCTCGACGCGGAGGGCCACCCGGTCACCGCGGGCGGGCGCGTCCTGGGCGTCACCTCCCGCGGGGAGACGATCAAGGAGGCCGTAGGCCTCGCCTACGAGGCCTGCGGGCGCATCCACTGGGAAGGGGTCTACTGCCGCCGCGACATCGGGGCCAAGGCCCTCCGCCGCACCGGCGGGAGGGTGTAA
- a CDS encoding Gfo/Idh/MocA family oxidoreductase yields MKTIGVAVIGAGNIGTLRAHSCAQIPQIDYLSICEKVPEKLDRLAESVRADQATTKYEEAIRNDKVGAVIVSTDEEYHHGPAALAAELGKPVLIEKPFVLDLKQADDIIAKAKKSGAEVFVGYTQRFRRRYLLAKQAAHAGQLGDIVMALGKIYVTRAVGEAVARRSPNTTPSINTLTYLVDMILWYMEGKKPVEVYARSASKVFKPYNRDDFQWMIVTFDDGSVATMGTSWLLPHHWPAYTATMEIDLQGTKGSLNIDDAHRDIVLAPGEPIPCPYTPEHQVKVAFLGSAMPGDFVLGEFFGPMKEETDAFVRRILGRGGVGLATAEHGRQVLALTMAADRSCKEGKPVNL; encoded by the coding sequence ATGAAGACGATCGGAGTGGCCGTCATCGGCGCCGGCAACATCGGCACCCTCCGGGCGCATTCGTGCGCCCAGATTCCCCAAATCGATTACCTCTCCATATGCGAGAAGGTGCCCGAGAAGCTCGACCGGCTGGCCGAGTCCGTCCGGGCGGACCAGGCCACGACCAAATACGAAGAGGCCATCCGCAACGACAAGGTGGGGGCCGTCATCGTCTCGACGGACGAGGAGTACCACCACGGCCCCGCCGCCCTCGCGGCCGAGCTGGGCAAGCCCGTCCTCATCGAGAAGCCCTTCGTCCTCGACCTCAAGCAGGCCGACGACATCATCGCCAAGGCCAAGAAGAGCGGGGCCGAGGTCTTCGTGGGCTACACCCAGCGCTTCCGCCGCCGCTACCTGCTGGCGAAGCAGGCGGCCCACGCGGGCCAGCTCGGGGACATCGTGATGGCGCTCGGCAAGATCTACGTCACCCGCGCCGTGGGCGAGGCCGTGGCGCGGCGCTCCCCCAACACCACGCCCTCCATCAACACCCTCACCTACCTGGTGGACATGATCCTCTGGTACATGGAGGGCAAGAAACCCGTCGAGGTCTACGCCCGCTCGGCCAGCAAGGTCTTCAAGCCCTACAACCGCGACGACTTCCAGTGGATGATCGTCACCTTCGACGACGGCAGCGTGGCCACCATGGGCACGAGCTGGCTCCTGCCCCACCACTGGCCCGCCTACACCGCCACGATGGAGATTGACCTTCAGGGCACCAAGGGGAGCCTCAACATCGACGACGCCCACCGCGACATCGTCCTCGCCCCCGGGGAGCCCATCCCCTGCCCCTACACGCCCGAGCACCAGGTGAAGGTGGCCTTCCTGGGCTCGGCCATGCCGGGGGACTTCGTGCTGGGCGAGTTCTTCGGCCCCATGAAGGAGGAGACGGACGCCTTCGTGCGCCGCATCCTGGGGCGGGGCGGGGTGGGGCTCGCCACGGCCGAGCACGGCCGGCAGGTGCTGGCCCTGACCATGGCGGCCGACCGCTCCTGCAAGGAAGGGAAACCGGTCAATCTCTAG
- a CDS encoding 16S rRNA (uracil(1498)-N(3))-methyltransferase has translation MDRGGHTRLEGDLTPEEVQAARAAGFVAVDLGPRVLRADTAPIALTAILQHALGEMG, from the coding sequence CTGGATCGAGGGGGGCACACCCGGCTGGAGGGGGACCTGACGCCGGAGGAGGTCCAGGCGGCGCGCGCGGCGGGCTTCGTCGCGGTGGACCTGGGCCCGCGCGTGCTTCGGGCCGACACCGCCCCCATCGCCCTCACCGCCATCCTCCAGCACGCGCTGGGGGAAATGGGGTAG
- a CDS encoding zinc-binding dehydrogenase, with translation MKAMVLKAPNTPFVLEDRPVPVPGPGEAVARVLACGAGLTIEHARAGRAPANFPIVIGHEITAVISAAGPGVDNVKEGDAVTAHFYVTCGRCKFCLIDRETLCENFTGYIGRQVDGAYAEYIKLPARNFIHIPKGLDWKKNAAEVSVICDAIATPYKVTRRARIAPLENVAVIGAGGGVGIHMVALARWAGARVIAVDVSAQKLGKCRDMGAHEVVDASQGKVAEALLDLTGGKGLDVAVDFVSSAGTLGEAVKALGRGGRLVTLGGAGQKAFEASQRDMVNKELELMGSRYCTKQELIESLELVARGDFWPLVTETYKLEEVEKVHQRLAQGAITGRAAVLVG, from the coding sequence GTGAAAGCCATGGTGCTCAAGGCGCCGAACACCCCGTTCGTGCTGGAAGACCGCCCCGTCCCCGTCCCGGGGCCGGGGGAGGCGGTGGCCCGGGTGCTCGCCTGCGGAGCGGGGCTCACCATCGAGCACGCCCGGGCGGGCCGCGCCCCGGCGAACTTCCCCATCGTCATCGGGCACGAGATCACGGCCGTCATCTCGGCGGCGGGGCCGGGCGTGGACAACGTGAAGGAAGGGGACGCGGTGACGGCGCACTTCTACGTCACCTGCGGCCGCTGCAAGTTCTGCCTCATCGACCGCGAGACCCTCTGCGAGAACTTCACCGGCTACATCGGCCGCCAGGTGGACGGGGCCTACGCCGAATACATCAAGCTCCCGGCCCGGAACTTCATCCACATCCCCAAGGGACTCGACTGGAAGAAGAACGCCGCCGAGGTCTCGGTCATCTGCGACGCCATCGCCACCCCCTACAAGGTGACGCGCCGGGCGCGCATCGCGCCGCTCGAGAACGTGGCCGTCATCGGGGCGGGCGGGGGCGTGGGCATCCACATGGTGGCGCTGGCCCGCTGGGCGGGGGCCCGGGTCATCGCGGTGGACGTCTCCGCCCAGAAGCTCGGCAAGTGCCGGGACATGGGGGCCCACGAGGTCGTGGACGCCTCCCAGGGGAAGGTGGCCGAGGCGCTGCTGGACCTCACCGGGGGCAAGGGGCTCGACGTGGCCGTCGACTTCGTCTCGAGCGCCGGCACCCTGGGCGAGGCGGTCAAGGCGCTGGGCCGGGGCGGGCGGCTCGTCACCCTGGGCGGGGCGGGCCAGAAGGCCTTCGAGGCCAGCCAGCGCGACATGGTCAACAAGGAGCTCGAGCTGATGGGGAGCCGCTACTGCACCAAGCAGGAGCTCATCGAGTCGCTCGAGCTGGTGGCGCGGGGGGACTTCTGGCCCCTCGTGACCGAGACCTACAAGCTCGAGGAGGTCGAGAAGGTGCACCAGCGCCTCGCCCAGGGGGCCATCACCGGCCGGGCGGCGGTGCTGGTGGGCTGA
- a CDS encoding DUF1194 domain-containing protein, translating into MRKAGVLIAAALALALADAGWAAGAERMAERVEVDLELILAVDVSGSIDEDEGRLQREGYRQALTDPGVIRAIQAGRHKRIAIAYVEWAGYRWQRLIADWTLIKDLESARALVAKVEASERVSGPFTSLSGIIDYSVPLFGVKYKGRRQVIDISGDGPNNRGRPVEKARDEALAKGIVINGLPIINERPNPWGRMPMQHLDLYYRNCVVGGPGSFLVVAKNFTDFARAVRRKLILEIVGLTPPERPVPVALPSDVPGCDAYLRPTRNFEDY; encoded by the coding sequence ATGCGGAAAGCGGGGGTGCTCATCGCCGCCGCGCTGGCCCTCGCGCTGGCGGACGCGGGCTGGGCCGCCGGCGCGGAGCGCATGGCCGAGCGGGTCGAGGTGGACCTCGAGCTCATCCTCGCGGTGGACGTCTCGGGAAGCATCGACGAGGACGAGGGCCGGCTCCAGCGCGAGGGGTACCGGCAGGCGCTGACGGATCCCGGCGTCATCCGGGCCATCCAGGCGGGCCGCCACAAGCGGATCGCCATCGCCTACGTCGAGTGGGCGGGCTACCGCTGGCAGCGCCTCATCGCCGACTGGACGCTCATCAAGGATCTCGAGTCCGCCCGCGCCCTCGTGGCCAAGGTCGAGGCCTCCGAACGCGTCTCGGGCCCCTTCACCTCCCTCAGCGGCATCATCGACTACTCGGTCCCCCTCTTCGGGGTCAAATATAAGGGGCGGCGACAGGTCATCGACATCTCGGGCGACGGCCCCAACAACCGGGGGCGGCCCGTCGAGAAGGCGCGCGACGAGGCGCTGGCCAAGGGAATCGTCATCAACGGCCTGCCCATCATCAACGAGCGGCCCAACCCCTGGGGCCGGATGCCCATGCAGCACCTCGACCTCTACTACCGGAACTGCGTGGTCGGGGGTCCCGGCTCCTTCCTGGTGGTGGCGAAGAATTTCACCGACTTCGCCCGCGCCGTGCGGCGCAAGCTCATCCTGGAGATCGTGGGCCTCACCCCGCCCGAGCGGCCGGTCCCCGTGGCGCTGCCCTCCGACGTGCCCGGCTGCGACGCCTATCTCCGCCCGACGCGGAATTTCGAGGACTATTGA